A DNA window from Anaerocolumna sp. AGMB13020 contains the following coding sequences:
- a CDS encoding S8 family serine peptidase, which yields MIKGKARKIVTMLLFFIMTFNSVTALAESKYSLPAASLKKELHTQSMDKIESGFIDSASDEDLVEAIIYLSSQVDSMGVAKGAGEKLSSALTPYNTKLEVRKEVIGALKDNAEDTQQKLLKYITQEEKKKTVTEYKPYYIVNAVYVKATKKVIENISYMNEVEKIYENKIVKLDEPQVTAGEIQANADGVEWNIERIRADEVWGLGVDGTGVVVGTIDTGATWTHPALKLKWRGYNPSDPANPTSAGNWYDPVNGSTLPVDEASIPHGTHVLGTILGQEPDGSNKIGAAPGATWITAKAFTADGGYDDDILSAAEWMLAPGGDPAAAPDIINNSWGGASGLDEWFRPMVTAWRAAGILPIFSSGNERNAAAPPASVSAPANYPESFAVGALDINNVRGDFSRRGPGPYNNVKPDVIAPGVNIRSSVPGGYEGGWDGTSMSAPAVSGTAALILSANNSLSIEDVEELLRDTAIPLEDADDAGDPNYGYGYGLIDAFEAVSRIAGGTGTIEGKVTREGEDLENPVILHNQVITETYSGAGIQIQADISDDVSVIDTELLVKQSGKSYWITLPLTRTSGNYKAGVYTGTIPDDLVVQPGFSYKLKARDYDGNTVATGEYTVEVKFGAVPDSYSTDFESYPSGWLFQGDWQWGEPAAGVGPSALSGTKLIGTNLKGNYSNSGDSILVSVPLDLRDTTLKFAQFEVNQWYDIENNFDKGFVYVTADLGETWNQVGPVITGTKTSWSKLTINLSEYIGSSLPVYIAFRLVSDTSVSKVGWYLEDAKFIATDRIAPSVPVNLTGSVILNTAAINWSAVSDTDIAGYRVYRSDSIDGAYAFLAETAANSYGDNSIEAQRTYYYKVSAFDFAGNESGLSLPLTLEVQSLGDYVYYEDFENSNGAFLTGGTNNSWQWGVPASGPGTGFYGAKVWATGLAANYLNSSNSWLETPEIQLPEDKISTLKIGQWYEFESKYDKGYIQISIKDGDNWSAWTDLAPGGYYTGDGKAWTNTELLLGSSYTGKTVKIRFLLTSDSSLNKAGWYIDYLLVNAANAAASSIQLPAYKASDNSLSLQKKEMEVKPIKLNLKEKNTTVTQKYETVSDAFVQAISSVTAGLPADAVVTVLETGRSAKTNPADGRYTLKHAINEGEDTWTLRAEAYGYYPAEAQVHLTENQTVKKNFVLTEKPKGIIQGKVTDRYSGEPAANAVIRVKEDSKLPVVTTDANGEFRIPDIYEGTYTLKVIADGFEPGEVSAVVTGNETTEVTIPLKRFVGYEEEIVYDDGTGENALVLNATGNGLAIRVTPAQYGKVKGANIFFWGTDWPSPGGDQIGVTIYDTDANGNPVKLNTSPKVVNVVRGEWNYIDLSEFGFSTSRDFFIATSQTAVGTASPGTGIDEDSPYADRSYLYSGDTFTPIAEEEVAGGLMIRARMEYSVDTPVITNLEAVSYTNQDSILVEGTVTADGKVNLYVNGSKTEQVTSVNKSFRKVIPLTEEESIITATSELNGKETEPSAAKKVIKDKLAPELLVTAPADGLITNERVVDITGTVFDQHFNKLEINNENVVVQDGAFHVEKIVYTGENLFTLKAYDQVGNVTEKLIKVIVKKEVPVISALEPASDVNLTPGQTLTVSFHSEPGGSGTFRVVLPASPATQSGGGISMQEVSEGFYVGTWTAPQANISGLVIEAEFADGAGNKVTAIAAGKINVVKEQGIIDLTPSSEVTLKSGEVLTVSFKSLAGGTASFRIIAQDQNTIKPKSFTMREVSSGYYTGTWIAPNYTKATGLLVEVTYTDIYGKTLTAIASGTINLVLPNSGGLLMPEVPVVSESPENPIYPVPVGPGEEY from the coding sequence ATGATTAAGGGAAAAGCAAGAAAAATCGTTACCATGTTATTATTTTTTATCATGACCTTTAATTCGGTAACAGCTCTTGCAGAAAGCAAATATTCTCTTCCGGCAGCTTCCTTAAAAAAGGAACTGCATACCCAGTCCATGGATAAAATAGAGTCTGGGTTCATAGATTCTGCATCGGATGAGGATCTTGTAGAAGCAATCATATACCTGAGCAGTCAGGTAGACAGTATGGGGGTAGCAAAGGGAGCTGGGGAAAAACTGTCATCAGCCTTAACACCGTATAATACGAAGCTTGAAGTAAGAAAAGAAGTAATCGGTGCTTTAAAGGATAATGCAGAAGATACCCAGCAGAAATTGTTAAAATACATAACCCAGGAAGAAAAGAAGAAAACTGTCACAGAGTATAAGCCTTATTACATTGTTAACGCAGTGTATGTAAAGGCCACCAAAAAGGTGATTGAAAACATTTCGTATATGAATGAAGTTGAAAAAATATACGAAAATAAGATTGTTAAATTAGATGAACCGCAGGTAACCGCTGGTGAAATTCAGGCCAATGCTGACGGGGTAGAATGGAATATCGAGCGAATCAGGGCAGATGAAGTTTGGGGTCTTGGAGTAGATGGAACCGGCGTTGTTGTTGGAACCATTGACACAGGAGCTACCTGGACTCATCCTGCCCTGAAATTAAAATGGAGAGGATACAATCCCAGTGATCCTGCAAACCCCACCTCAGCCGGAAACTGGTATGACCCGGTTAACGGAAGTACTTTACCCGTAGATGAAGCCAGTATACCCCATGGTACCCATGTACTTGGTACAATCCTTGGACAGGAACCCGATGGAAGCAATAAGATTGGTGCGGCACCCGGTGCCACCTGGATTACTGCCAAAGCCTTTACCGCGGATGGAGGATATGATGATGATATCCTCTCAGCAGCAGAGTGGATGCTTGCTCCCGGAGGAGATCCGGCAGCAGCACCTGATATCATCAATAATTCCTGGGGTGGTGCTTCCGGTTTGGATGAGTGGTTCAGACCTATGGTAACTGCCTGGAGGGCAGCTGGAATCCTTCCAATATTCTCTTCGGGTAATGAGAGAAATGCAGCAGCACCACCGGCTTCTGTCAGTGCGCCTGCCAATTATCCCGAGAGCTTTGCTGTCGGAGCTTTGGATATTAATAATGTAAGAGGAGATTTTTCTAGAAGAGGCCCTGGCCCATATAACAATGTAAAACCAGATGTAATCGCTCCCGGTGTAAATATACGGTCCTCTGTACCAGGCGGTTATGAAGGCGGCTGGGACGGAACCAGTATGTCTGCTCCGGCAGTGTCCGGAACGGCAGCTTTAATCCTGTCTGCAAATAATTCCCTTTCCATTGAAGACGTGGAAGAGTTGTTAAGGGATACGGCAATTCCTTTAGAAGATGCCGATGACGCCGGAGATCCCAACTATGGCTACGGTTATGGATTAATTGATGCCTTTGAAGCTGTATCAAGAATTGCAGGCGGAACGGGTACCATTGAAGGGAAAGTAACAAGGGAAGGAGAAGACCTTGAAAATCCTGTAATCCTTCACAACCAGGTTATCACAGAGACCTATTCCGGTGCCGGTATCCAGATACAGGCCGATATCTCGGATGATGTATCTGTTATTGATACAGAACTTCTGGTAAAACAAAGCGGAAAATCCTATTGGATTACACTTCCCTTAACCAGGACCTCTGGAAATTATAAAGCAGGAGTATATACCGGTACTATTCCAGATGATCTGGTAGTACAGCCGGGTTTTTCCTATAAGCTAAAGGCCAGGGATTATGACGGAAATACAGTGGCGACAGGTGAGTATACAGTCGAAGTCAAATTCGGTGCAGTTCCTGACAGCTACAGTACGGATTTTGAGAGCTATCCCTCTGGCTGGCTCTTCCAAGGTGACTGGCAATGGGGTGAACCGGCAGCGGGAGTTGGACCGTCGGCCTTAAGCGGTACGAAACTCATAGGAACAAATCTAAAAGGCAATTATTCCAACAGCGGAGACAGTATATTGGTGTCCGTACCCTTGGATCTAAGGGATACTACCCTTAAATTTGCTCAGTTTGAAGTGAATCAGTGGTATGATATCGAAAATAATTTTGATAAGGGTTTTGTATATGTAACCGCTGACCTCGGGGAGACCTGGAATCAGGTAGGACCTGTTATAACAGGCACAAAGACCAGTTGGAGCAAGCTGACCATAAACTTAAGCGAATATATAGGCTCTTCTCTTCCCGTATACATTGCCTTCCGTCTGGTTTCAGATACAAGTGTTTCTAAGGTCGGCTGGTATCTGGAGGATGCGAAATTTATCGCTACGGACAGAATCGCTCCTTCTGTACCAGTTAATTTAACCGGCAGTGTTATTTTAAATACCGCCGCAATAAACTGGTCTGCCGTATCAGACACTGATATAGCAGGTTACCGTGTCTACCGCTCGGATTCCATTGACGGAGCATATGCATTTTTGGCAGAAACTGCTGCAAATTCCTATGGGGATAACAGTATTGAAGCACAAAGAACTTATTATTACAAAGTTTCTGCTTTTGACTTTGCCGGGAATGAAAGCGGGCTATCACTGCCTTTGACCCTTGAGGTTCAATCACTGGGTGACTATGTTTATTACGAGGATTTTGAAAACAGTAATGGTGCTTTCTTAACCGGCGGTACTAATAATTCCTGGCAGTGGGGAGTTCCGGCTTCCGGTCCGGGAACCGGTTTTTATGGTGCTAAGGTTTGGGCTACCGGACTTGCTGCCAATTATTTAAACAGCAGTAATTCCTGGTTAGAAACGCCTGAAATCCAGCTGCCAGAGGATAAGATCAGCACTTTAAAGATTGGACAGTGGTATGAATTTGAGAGCAAATACGATAAGGGATATATCCAGATTTCTATAAAAGATGGTGATAATTGGTCGGCTTGGACGGACCTGGCTCCCGGAGGCTATTATACCGGTGATGGAAAAGCCTGGACGAATACGGAGCTTCTGCTGGGTTCCTCCTATACAGGAAAAACCGTAAAGATAAGATTTCTTCTGACCTCTGATTCCTCTCTTAATAAAGCAGGCTGGTATATTGATTACTTATTGGTAAATGCAGCAAATGCAGCCGCCTCCAGTATACAATTACCAGCTTACAAGGCATCAGACAACAGCTTAAGCCTTCAGAAGAAAGAAATGGAAGTAAAACCCATCAAACTGAATCTGAAGGAGAAGAACACAACGGTAACTCAGAAATACGAAACGGTCAGTGATGCTTTCGTTCAGGCCATTTCCTCTGTGACAGCAGGCTTGCCTGCCGATGCGGTAGTAACCGTGCTGGAAACAGGAAGAAGTGCTAAAACCAACCCCGCTGACGGCAGATATACCCTAAAGCATGCGATAAATGAAGGAGAAGATACCTGGACTTTACGAGCAGAAGCCTATGGTTATTATCCGGCGGAAGCACAGGTACATTTAACAGAGAACCAAACCGTTAAGAAGAATTTTGTGCTTACTGAAAAGCCGAAAGGAATCATACAGGGTAAGGTTACTGACAGATATTCAGGAGAACCGGCAGCAAATGCAGTTATCAGGGTAAAAGAGGATTCAAAGCTACCTGTTGTAACGACAGATGCAAACGGTGAATTTAGGATTCCCGATATTTACGAAGGCACTTATACCTTAAAGGTAATCGCTGATGGGTTTGAACCCGGCGAGGTCAGCGCTGTGGTAACTGGCAATGAGACCACGGAAGTGACAATACCTCTTAAACGTTTTGTAGGTTATGAGGAAGAAATCGTATACGACGACGGAACAGGAGAAAATGCACTGGTGCTGAATGCAACCGGTAATGGATTGGCAATCAGAGTAACACCAGCACAGTATGGTAAAGTAAAAGGTGCAAATATTTTCTTCTGGGGAACTGATTGGCCGTCACCAGGAGGGGATCAGATCGGAGTTACCATCTATGATACAGATGCCAATGGTAACCCGGTGAAATTAAATACTTCACCCAAGGTAGTAAATGTTGTTAGAGGAGAGTGGAATTACATTGATTTATCAGAATTTGGTTTCTCCACCAGCAGAGATTTCTTTATAGCAACCTCTCAGACTGCTGTGGGTACTGCCTCACCTGGTACCGGTATTGACGAAGACAGTCCTTATGCTGACCGTTCTTATCTGTATTCCGGTGATACCTTTACACCTATTGCAGAGGAGGAGGTAGCCGGTGGCTTAATGATTCGTGCAAGAATGGAATACTCTGTGGATACACCGGTTATCACCAACTTAGAGGCTGTCAGCTATACCAACCAGGATTCCATTTTGGTAGAAGGGACAGTGACAGCGGATGGTAAAGTCAATCTTTATGTGAATGGCAGTAAAACAGAGCAGGTAACTTCCGTCAACAAATCCTTCCGTAAGGTAATTCCACTGACCGAAGAAGAAAGTATCATCACAGCAACTTCTGAGTTAAACGGAAAAGAAACGGAACCCTCAGCAGCCAAAAAGGTAATAAAGGATAAGCTGGCACCGGAACTCCTTGTTACCGCACCGGCAGATGGATTGATAACGAATGAAAGAGTGGTAGACATTACCGGAACGGTGTTTGACCAGCATTTTAATAAACTTGAGATAAACAATGAGAATGTTGTGGTCCAGGATGGAGCTTTCCACGTTGAGAAGATTGTCTATACAGGAGAGAATCTATTTACCTTAAAGGCATATGATCAGGTAGGAAATGTCACCGAGAAACTGATTAAGGTTATTGTGAAGAAAGAGGTACCGGTTATATCCGCATTGGAACCTGCAAGTGATGTGAACCTAACACCCGGGCAGACACTGACCGTTAGCTTTCACAGCGAGCCAGGGGGCAGCGGGACTTTCAGGGTAGTGCTTCCTGCCAGTCCTGCAACACAGTCTGGCGGCGGAATCAGTATGCAGGAAGTCAGCGAAGGTTTTTATGTAGGAACCTGGACTGCTCCTCAGGCAAACATAAGCGGACTCGTAATTGAAGCTGAATTTGCAGATGGCGCAGGAAATAAAGTGACAGCTATAGCTGCTGGTAAAATTAACGTTGTAAAAGAACAGGGTATAATCGACCTTACACCTTCTTCCGAGGTAACCCTAAAAAGCGGTGAAGTATTGACGGTAAGCTTTAAGAGTCTGGCAGGAGGAACCGCTTCCTTCAGAATAATTGCCCAGGATCAGAATACCATCAAACCTAAGTCCTTTACCATGCGAGAGGTATCTTCGGGATACTATACAGGAACCTGGATAGCACCTAATTATACGAAAGCAACAGGCTTACTGGTAGAGGTTACCTATACGGATATCTATGGGAAAACCTTAACTGCAATTGCTTCAGGTACCATCAATCTGGTACTGCCAAACAGCGGAGGTTTGTTAATGCCGGAAGTACCGGTTGTATCTGAGTCTCCTGAGAATCCCATCTACCCGGTTCCTGTTGGACCAGGGGAAGAATATTAG
- a CDS encoding PucR family transcriptional regulator, with translation MTFKKLIERISKEYRIDILSEGEDTELQDIALIDGKDTNIRKNTLYFGYDKQMNKTVFLHNCILACTGSGPLPLTTGCNAARVAEEELFSLFNMVKNLIETTRSKGIYEELTALADSSRSIEAVIDAASVRLGSFLVFCDMNFKIIAKSNSIPVHDPLWIENTVKGYCSYEFIHAVKDLTAIKNASMTTSAFEVVCSQSSNRKISCKVFHNKTQIGFLLMIEGDTPFLPSHFEMLRTISHAVSYTIAYYTPDLFEENSRYHELLYSMLIGAPAKDIANRLSSLTFPGRMLALYLRPARYLGQQYLKNYTSKALKHRIAETHVTYHKNGIAAVIPLPEEPDLFNKLPELLRDLAKKEYVRIGISYPFTKIENFVNHFDQAFAALELGQKLKSEEPICFYQDYQFFHLLTEAKSPDKLGSFCHPALAALRQYDHANNSQLYKTLCVYIEKGCNIKLTSESLFIHRNSLVYRLDRITEICGIDLSDINTLFLLRLSFLVDRYNELNTSIEWG, from the coding sequence ATGACTTTTAAAAAGCTGATTGAAAGAATATCCAAGGAATACCGCATAGATATATTAAGTGAAGGAGAAGATACGGAGTTACAGGATATTGCCTTGATTGACGGCAAAGATACCAATATCCGGAAGAATACCTTATATTTTGGTTACGATAAACAAATGAACAAGACTGTCTTTCTCCACAATTGTATTTTAGCTTGTACAGGCTCTGGTCCGCTTCCCCTTACCACTGGCTGTAATGCTGCCAGGGTCGCGGAAGAGGAGCTTTTCTCCCTGTTCAATATGGTCAAAAATCTGATAGAAACTACCCGCAGCAAGGGGATTTACGAGGAACTCACTGCCTTAGCAGACAGCTCCCGCAGTATAGAAGCGGTAATTGACGCAGCCTCTGTTAGGCTTGGCAGCTTTCTGGTATTCTGTGATATGAACTTTAAAATCATTGCCAAATCCAACTCCATACCGGTCCATGACCCCCTTTGGATAGAAAATACCGTCAAGGGTTATTGCAGTTACGAATTCATTCATGCTGTTAAGGATTTAACAGCAATTAAAAATGCCTCAATGACAACTTCAGCTTTTGAAGTCGTATGCAGCCAATCCTCCAACCGTAAAATCAGCTGCAAGGTCTTTCACAACAAGACCCAGATTGGATTTCTGTTAATGATAGAAGGAGACACTCCCTTTCTTCCCTCTCATTTTGAAATGCTTCGTACCATAAGTCACGCTGTCAGCTATACCATAGCTTACTATACACCAGATTTGTTTGAAGAAAACAGCCGTTATCATGAATTGCTATACAGCATGCTGATAGGTGCTCCTGCCAAGGACATTGCCAACCGTCTTTCAAGTCTTACGTTTCCCGGCAGAATGCTGGCGCTGTATCTTCGGCCTGCCCGATACTTAGGACAGCAGTATCTTAAGAATTATACCTCCAAGGCACTAAAGCATAGAATTGCTGAGACCCATGTAACCTATCACAAAAACGGTATAGCTGCTGTTATCCCATTACCAGAGGAGCCTGACCTGTTCAATAAACTGCCGGAATTATTAAGAGATCTTGCAAAGAAAGAATATGTACGTATTGGAATAAGCTATCCCTTTACAAAAATTGAGAATTTTGTAAACCACTTTGATCAGGCTTTCGCTGCTCTTGAGCTTGGACAGAAGCTAAAAAGCGAGGAACCGATCTGTTTTTATCAGGATTATCAGTTTTTTCATTTACTGACAGAGGCAAAATCTCCTGATAAACTGGGGAGCTTCTGTCATCCAGCACTGGCAGCGCTGCGGCAATATGACCATGCAAATAATTCCCAGCTTTATAAAACCTTGTGTGTCTACATTGAGAAAGGCTGCAATATCAAGCTGACTTCTGAAAGCCTGTTTATCCATCGGAACTCCCTGGTGTACCGCTTAGACCGTATCACTGAAATCTGCGGAATTGACCTTTCAGATATTAATACTTTGTTCCTTCTTCGATTATCTTTTCTTGTTGACCGCTATAATGAGCTGAATACAAGTATTGAGTGGGGTTAA
- a CDS encoding oxidoreductase — translation MYNRLFETGSIGKVQLKNRLVMSPMGCGLANLDGTPSEDMIAFYEARAIGGAGLIIPEITRINDINGAGLMRQLSVTKDRHIEPLSRLAEAVHKHGSKIFIQLHHPGRETVTALLGGQPVVAPSAIPCKLLKQETRALTTEEVKQIVKEFVAGALRVQKSGCDGVELHAAHGYLLHQFLSPYTNKREDEYGGSFENRLRVIIEIIEGIRKECGPDFPVGVRLSIEEFLDKTGVTEEYIHVQDGVKIAMALEQAGIDFIDPSCGLYETGMTCIEPISFPQGWRRDFLKAVKSHVKIPVIGVSVIREPAAAEKFLEDGVVDFVSMGRSWNADEEWGKKVQEGREKELRKCISCLRCFESLNEYNAAGLPPECALNPRYARERKYGNLVRDTKGHRVVVVGAGPAGMTAAQTLALRGMKVTLMDRQAELGGTVNLAKKPPLKERMQWIADYYGNEFEKLSVEVLLNTEADTESIMACKPDAVLLASGSTSIIPGKIPGINGKNVYTVEDILSGKEVLKGKKVVVIGAGLTGLETAEYLCETENQVTIIDMLDKPAPNANHTNVADVCGRLAKAGAQYLLGHSLKEITKDSVILEKIENKEEVKADAEAVVLSLGFRPDRTLVSELEARGTIVKLIGSAIKDGSIAPATRTAYDTASSLFTTAEKVPSFKVAKEELPNFGKVSLMDDQEGIYISYLTDPAAIERILPPPLKPFSMPVVTLSVCHVNNPTFADDYYEAILGVYATYGKTLGLYTMGLVLGGPGAEMAVQCGRDNGSIPKKLGGEFVIRRNGDTVTAGVTRRGTQLVDIKMHLGEYNSPMTAALYQFPAAGKQTFGGGFYFHFDRQPDENGAAHFMNGALLMNQCEYNYKSWEPGIVSMNLKSSIDDPWAELPVNTIIGGAYSKNSLLVHKLNLVEKLEAEEVIPYLLTGRYDRTAFMETGRI, via the coding sequence ATGTATAACAGATTATTTGAAACGGGAAGCATTGGCAAGGTACAACTTAAAAACCGCTTAGTCATGTCACCCATGGGCTGCGGCCTGGCTAACCTGGATGGAACACCCTCAGAGGATATGATAGCATTTTATGAGGCAAGGGCAATTGGCGGAGCGGGACTAATTATCCCTGAGATTACGCGTATAAATGATATAAACGGTGCCGGTCTTATGAGACAGTTATCCGTTACCAAGGACAGACATATCGAACCGTTGTCAAGGCTGGCAGAAGCAGTACATAAGCATGGCAGCAAGATATTTATCCAGCTTCATCATCCGGGACGTGAAACCGTGACCGCCCTTCTTGGGGGACAGCCGGTAGTGGCACCTTCAGCCATTCCCTGTAAACTTCTGAAGCAGGAAACCCGTGCATTGACCACGGAAGAGGTGAAGCAGATAGTGAAGGAGTTTGTAGCTGGTGCCCTAAGAGTGCAAAAGTCCGGCTGTGACGGTGTGGAATTACATGCTGCCCATGGATACCTGCTGCATCAGTTCCTCTCACCCTATACGAATAAAAGGGAGGATGAATACGGCGGAAGCTTCGAGAACCGTTTGAGGGTTATTATTGAAATCATTGAAGGAATCCGGAAAGAGTGCGGCCCTGATTTCCCAGTTGGTGTACGTCTAAGTATTGAAGAGTTCCTTGATAAGACTGGAGTAACCGAAGAGTATATCCATGTGCAGGACGGTGTTAAGATTGCCATGGCACTGGAACAGGCAGGAATAGATTTCATTGATCCAAGCTGTGGACTCTATGAAACCGGAATGACCTGTATTGAACCAATTTCCTTCCCTCAGGGCTGGAGACGTGATTTTCTTAAGGCTGTAAAAAGTCATGTAAAGATTCCGGTAATCGGTGTTTCTGTTATCAGGGAACCTGCTGCAGCTGAAAAGTTCTTGGAAGACGGTGTAGTTGATTTTGTCTCCATGGGCCGTTCCTGGAATGCAGATGAAGAATGGGGTAAAAAGGTCCAGGAGGGAAGGGAAAAGGAGCTGCGTAAATGTATTTCCTGCCTCCGCTGTTTCGAAAGCTTAAACGAATACAATGCTGCAGGCTTACCGCCGGAATGTGCCTTAAATCCCAGATATGCAAGAGAGAGAAAGTATGGAAATCTGGTTCGTGATACCAAAGGACATCGGGTGGTTGTAGTTGGTGCAGGTCCTGCGGGTATGACAGCGGCACAGACACTCGCACTAAGGGGAATGAAAGTAACCTTAATGGATCGTCAGGCTGAGCTTGGCGGAACGGTTAATCTTGCGAAAAAACCTCCTCTAAAGGAGCGTATGCAGTGGATTGCAGACTACTACGGCAATGAGTTTGAGAAACTTTCAGTGGAAGTCTTACTCAATACGGAAGCAGATACTGAAAGCATTATGGCCTGTAAACCAGATGCGGTTTTGCTGGCCTCCGGTTCCACTTCCATTATACCAGGCAAAATACCAGGTATTAACGGCAAGAACGTGTATACCGTAGAAGACATATTATCCGGTAAGGAAGTCCTTAAGGGCAAAAAGGTTGTAGTAATTGGAGCAGGACTCACCGGTCTTGAAACTGCAGAATACTTATGTGAAACAGAAAATCAGGTGACAATAATTGATATGCTTGATAAGCCTGCACCAAATGCAAACCATACCAATGTTGCCGATGTATGCGGACGTCTTGCAAAAGCTGGTGCACAATACCTGTTAGGACATTCCCTGAAAGAGATTACAAAAGACAGCGTTATACTGGAAAAGATAGAGAACAAAGAAGAAGTAAAAGCGGATGCAGAAGCAGTTGTACTATCTCTTGGCTTCCGTCCCGACAGAACACTGGTATCTGAACTGGAAGCCAGGGGAACGATTGTGAAGCTTATAGGTAGTGCGATAAAAGACGGCAGTATTGCTCCTGCAACCCGTACCGCATATGATACAGCCTCCAGTCTGTTTACAACAGCCGAGAAGGTACCCAGTTTTAAGGTAGCAAAGGAAGAACTTCCAAACTTCGGTAAGGTTTCTCTGATGGACGATCAGGAGGGAATCTATATCAGTTATCTGACCGATCCCGCAGCCATAGAGAGAATTCTTCCTCCGCCGTTAAAACCTTTCTCTATGCCGGTGGTTACCTTATCCGTCTGCCATGTTAATAATCCGACCTTTGCAGATGATTACTATGAAGCAATACTGGGTGTTTATGCAACTTATGGAAAAACCTTGGGACTGTATACCATGGGTCTTGTACTGGGAGGACCCGGAGCAGAAATGGCGGTACAATGCGGCAGGGATAACGGAAGTATACCAAAGAAGCTGGGTGGAGAATTTGTAATCAGACGAAATGGTGATACCGTAACAGCAGGTGTTACCAGAAGAGGAACACAACTGGTGGATATAAAGATGCATTTAGGCGAATATAACAGTCCTATGACCGCAGCTTTATACCAATTCCCGGCAGCAGGCAAGCAGACCTTTGGCGGCGGCTTCTATTTCCACTTTGACAGACAGCCCGATGAAAATGGTGCAGCTCACTTTATGAACGGTGCTCTGCTCATGAATCAATGTGAATACAATTATAAATCCTGGGAGCCAGGTATCGTATCAATGAATTTAAAATCCAGTATCGACGACCCTTGGGCAGAGCTTCCTGTCAATACCATAATTGGAGGAGCTTATTCCAAGAACAGCCTGCTGGTACATAAGCTGAATCTGGTAGAGAAATTAGAGGCAGAGGAAGTTATTCCCTATCTCCTTACCGGACGTTATGACCGTACAGCTTTTATGGAAACCGGACGTATTTAA